The following nucleotide sequence is from Nycticebus coucang isolate mNycCou1 chromosome 8, mNycCou1.pri, whole genome shotgun sequence.
TAAAGGTAACCTATGAAAGAAAACTActctagacaaaaaaaaaaaaaaaatcaaattcagaatctattTTTAGTTGTCACATTACTTGAAAATGCAAAAAGAACATTGATACTGTTTGCCCTCAACTCTCCACCAGCTCTCATGCCACCCCGGGCCCCCTACTCCCACCCCCATTGGACTCCCAGAGGAAACAGTGTCCCTGGTAGTGTGAGAGCATCTTTGAAGAGGGACAGGGAAGAGGAGACAGTCTGGAGTGCTCAGAAAGAGCAAGGAGACCTAGAAAGAGCAGAGCTGGCTCAGAATTCAGGACAAAAGTCCCGTGGAGACACCAACTGAGGGGACATGTGCTAGGGAAAGGCAACAAAATGAAGGCTGAATATTCTTCAAGGGGAGCACTCCaaagatgaggaaatgaaggctTGGAGGCAAGACAGTGGCAGGACAGAGCACAAGGAAAGGGTATCAGCTTAGTAGCCATGTCACGACATCTGTCCTAGGCCACCTGAGGATGAAGAACAGCACTATCCCTGCTTCTCACACACACTCAGGCACACTCATCTCCACAGCTCCCAGAGAGGGATGTGAGAGGCACAGACCTTGGCACTGGCTGTGCTGTCTAACCACGTGAGCCTTCATGCTGTGCTTAGAGGTGAAGAGTCTATTGCAGCTGGATACTGGACAACGGCTTTTGGGAGCACCTGCATCCTGCATGTGCTTCTTCGAGTGGATATACAGACTGCTGCGAGCGGAGAATCTAGCACAGCACCCTAGAACAAAATGGGCAATGAGAGTTAAAATAAGGAACTGCCAATGACCCAGGAAAGAATGACACTTCCTCATCAGGTCACAAACCACAATGGCCAATAGCAAGAGAACAGACCAAACATCATTTAGGAGCATCATAAGGAATTAAAGTCAAAAGCAAACTGTCTTCAAAAAGCAAGACTTTAGTAAGAACCATAGGGAGTTCTGACATTCTGCCACAGCCACATCTAAGAAGTGTGACCCCAGACcagctggtgctgctgctgcttccaCACCACTACACAGTGCTATTAAGAAGATTAAGACAAATTAAGTATTAAACAACTCCTTAAATATTCAACTGTGAAAAATTCACACTAATCATTTCTATTAagctattaatatatataaacaacAATAATCCTATGACATCCAGAGTTGGAAACTGTATGAACAGATCACCAAAGCCAATTCCTTCCATTTTTTGCTGAGAACCTAATGCCCAGACAGCAAGTGTCTCTGGGCCAGGTTATGAGCAGACCTGGGGCTGGCATTACCTTGCTCACACATTCAACTCAGCATGTAAGCCTCAGATCTGCACACAAACATCATTCAAAATTATAGTCACCTCCCTTCATGCCCTGATTGCCACTGTGTGGGCTCTGTTCCACATGGACACGGGGCTCCAGGCAGCCAGAAGCCTGTCATCTGGCAAGGCCAGGCCAACAATCAGCTGCTGCAACACAGGGCAGAAGGAAACCAGCACTAACAGAACCACGAGATGCCCAGGGGCAGGGAGGCACCACCCTCCGGAGGCAGGTAGAATTAGAAGTGTCTGGGCCCTGACCTGTGCTAGGGCCACCCCACAGTCTTGGAAGCCACCAAGCTCAGGCACTGGGGGCCCAATGGCAGCTGGGAAGGAGGCCTGGCCTGGACCCTGACCCTAGCTCTGCCACCTACCAGCTATGTGGCCTtggcccagttattttttatcctttgcagatctcctttctctcttccatcAAATGAGaatacctacctacctacctcaTGAGGTGTTATTGCCAAATAAAGCAACACCTACATATAAAGTGTCTGCACAGGGCCTAGGAAATGAGCACTATCAAACTGCGTAGCTATCTCAGcgcagtgagcagggtgccggagGCCAGGCCCCGGCTGCCCGGAATGCAGTTCTCAACtacttgtctcagtttttttttttgcagtttctggccagggctgggtttgaacctaccacctcaggcatatagggccgacgccctactcctttgagccacaggcaccgcccctacacGTCTCACTTTCAAATAAAGCTCCAAACTTGTTTCCAGGTCAGGCTCTTTAAAGCACATCTGGGCAACAGCACAGAGGGCTGCATGCCTCCCAGTCTGCCCTGCAATCGCAAGGCGCCATGTGTGTGCTTTGCTTACAGCGGTGCACGGCTGCCCCGGACCCCCTTCCAGCTGGGTCTCCTCAGTACATATTTCTAGCAATAGCAAGAGAACAGACCAAACATCATTAGGAGCATCATAAGGAATTAACCAGTCACAGAGCAGAGGCTCAGAATATTCCTTTTATCAGATGGCTTTCCCAAAAAGTATTTGCTAATTCAACAGGCAACAAAATACATTTCATCTTAGTTCGTCTTGCCTTTGACGACCAGGAATGTGACCATTTTTCAATACGTATTAACTGCTGGCTTTTCCTAATTGTGCTACTATCTGGAGATTTCTGTCTGATCCTTATAAATGAAAGCCCCACTCAGGAAAGGGGCAGAGCAGCCATCACTGACAGACTTTTCTCCACACCCTGAACTCATGGGGATGACCAGGCAGACCCCCCAACCCCACCAACCCAGACTTGGTGTGAAGGCTCTGTGACAGCTGAGACACCAGCACCCTCCAATCCCGTCACATACATGCTGTCCTCAGTCGCAACCTCAGACTGCCCTACCTATGCCCCCACTGCCTGCTGTTACCGCCCAAACCCTGTCTTCATCTTTTCCTTCTGTTACCATGGAAAAAGTGGTTGgtgtttatttcactttttatcacaaaacatttcaaacatctgcaaaatggagaaagTGGTACAGTTGGTCACACACACCTATAGCCTAGCCTCAGGAATTCCAGGTTCCCAGTCAGCCTGACAAGGAACAGCCCGACAAGGCGCCCTGGGAACCCCCACCCAGCCCCATCCCATCCGTACGTGAGCACTCTCAGCCTGCCCTCCCCTCTACCCCTCAATGCCCGGACATGCCCAAAGCTCCCTCTTCAACAGCCAGCTCTgaccccttcctcttttcctcagTTACCTCAAGCAGAAGTGTCAGCACAAACCATACCCTGCCTCCCACTTGGGCCAATCCTCAGGGCACTGGAGCATAGGATAAGCCCCGCCtcacccatccacacacacacatcccctgGCCCAGCTTTCCTCAGCATAATTCCATGTGTcctctcttggctcagcaccctcACGCTGCTGCTGGCCCTGCTAAGGCTCTCCCACACCTCCACCTGAATCTGTGGCAGTCCCCAGGCGCTGCCCTAGGCCTTTCATTAATCTGACAGCAATTGTAACCATAGTGACCAACATATGTCCAAGTTTTCCACATGCTCTACCCTTATTAACTAATGGAACCCTCACAACAGCCCCATGAGGGCTTATCATACACATGACAGAAAGAGGACAGAGGGTTTCAGCTGTTTGTCCCAGGGCAGACTGCTACTCAGTGGCAGACtcaggacttgaacccaggcagaAGCCATGCTTTTGATCACTACACtatccttcctctccttccatttaCACTGTTCCTTAGAAATTCCATCACTTCTAAGGCTCAAATAAAGACTCCCTGTGTGCTTCACTCTGCCAGGCCTGCTCACCAAGCTCCTGTGGCACATCCCCTGCCAGCTGAGCACCTGAGCCCACACAGTAATAGGTACTTAAAACAGAGCACATCCAAACCAGTGCTCCTGTGTCCCCACCTCGCTGAGACACTGACTCCACTGAAAAACCCAAACCCATCATCATGTCCCGTGGCCTCTAGTCCCACCTGTCCTTGCTGCTACTCCCCAGGCACAGCCCAGATCCCAAGGGTGACCACACCTCCCTATAGCCCTGCTGTGCAGCTCCAGCGTGACCACAGCACCCACTTGCCTAAGCACTCAGCTTGCTGCTCCTGCACCTCTGGGAGACTCTTCCGCCGCCTCTGGCTCACTGGGAGACTACCCCTACTCCTGGGAAAGGCTGGGTGAGCGTTCTGCATTGCTACAGCACCCTGCACATTATCTGCTCACCTGTCTACACTCCTGAATGCAACTCTGAAGGAAGGAGGCACCAAAATGTAAGTTAAACCACTTATGTTATGTTCATTGTTCTAAGACTGGCCTTAGCTTTAAgtggatctttattttttttattttattattattttttgagacagagtctcacgacatcaccctcggtagagtgccgtggcatcacagctcacagcaacctcaaactcctgggcttcagtgattctcttgcctcagcctcccagtagctggactacaggcacccgccacaacacctggctattttgttgttgctgcagttgtcgttgtttagctggccctggccaggtttgaccccaccagcctcgggctggcgccataaccactctgctacgggtgccaagcctaaatgGATCTTTATTATCCCCTTCTCTGGGTGAGGAAAGAATGGTGTAGAGAAGCAGCTTGCCAAGGTCATCTTTGGGAGTGGTGCAGCCAAAGTTCTAATTCACGGCCCTCCTGTGCCCCAGTGCACACAGAGCCGCACAGCAGGCCCAGCAGGGACGAGCCACGGGGCAGCTATTTGACAATGAACTGTGCCTATGGCATTTTGAAGAAAAACACTAATGCCCTTTTCAGAAAGTAAGCCTACCTTTACTGTTGTCCAACCACAAAACAAGCAGCCACCTAGACTTTACTGAGTCCAGGCTATGTGCAAGACACACCAAGGGGCATTTTCCACATTATTTCACCCAACCCCCACAGCCACCAAATCGAGCAGATGTAACTAAAGCCACAGATCCAAGGAAGGCAGGACCTGATGCCAAGGGAGATGGGGCTCAACTGTGTAGTCTTTCTACCCTGCTCCCAAGACAGCACAACTAGCCCAACCTGCCTAGTCAACACAATGCTGCATCTTGCACTTACTTGTCTTTGACCAACTAAACTTACCTTTGAACAAATGCAACTTGCAGCATAAATATTGCTGTGGTACTTAgttcacagctcaaagcaatgtttttttttttttttaaatttgtgaatattttcatcCGTATACATTGTGGGGTCACCAAATTTTGcattttcccctttttaaaaaaattcagaatttctgTGCATCTTGTTGGAAACGATTTAGTTTTTCTGGATTATTGGGTGCCATTTGGGAAAAATCACGAAAAATGTCCTGGTAAGTTTCATCACCTGGCTGCCCATAAAGTCCTTCTGATTCCCGCATCTCTTCATTCATTCTTGCTAAATGTAACAAGGTTACTATATCAGCATTGGCTGCTTCCACAGCTATGTTCAAAGGGTCTTTCCCTTCTTCATCAGTGGCATGTTGATTGGCACCTTGTTTTAGGAATAAACATACCTGCCCTGTGTGCCCTAAGATGGTGGCATGGTGCAATGGTCCCCGCCCTTGGACATCTCTTTGGTTCATATTAGCACCATTCTGTAGGAGGAACTCACATGTCACCAAAGAGCCCCCTAATACAGCCTGAATAAGTGGTGTTGCTTTGTTTTCCTCTGAATTAGCCCAGTTCACATCTGCACCATGAGCCAAAGTTTCTTTCATATGAAGCCCTGTAAAGCTGCAGTCCTGGATTAAAATGTTTAGAgtcaagaaaaacagaagaatctTGCCTTTCTCCTTCAGGTTCATATTAACTATTGGCTGACACTGTGGACGGTAAAGATTCTCTTCCATCATCACAGCTCTTCTGGATTCCACTGTCATTACTTTTGACTGAACTTTGGGCAGATGCTCTGACTTGGTCAGCTGGCCCAAGTTGGGAAATGCTCAGCCTCTTTTCTTCATAACTTTTGGAGACAATCTTTGTTTCCTGCTCAGGAGGTGATAATGATATAGAATATTTATCCACAAATTTCCTCTCCACATATTTTGCTCTGATATATGCCTCCTTCTCCTGTCTTTGTCCTGGTTGTGGTttctttattcccattttgtcCACTTTAGCTTCATAAACTCGATTTATAACATCATTCCCCAACTCACACATAAGCTTTAAAAGTTCTGGCTCCCAGGTGTCTAAAGTTAAAGATCTTACTTTAGAAAAATGAACCCCAAGACTCCAGTGAATTCTGGAGCACTCAATACATAAGGTGATGCCCAAGTTGATGCTTGCCCATCGTGGGTCTGCCAGACCACAGTCACAACAGCTGGTATTGCCAGGGATACACTGGACCCGCTGCAGTGCACTTTCtccttttaataatttctcttttggCTCATTTCCAGAATCTAGGCTTCCTGTGGATGGAGATGATTTCTTATCCAGCTTCTCTAACTCATCACCCTTCTCTCTATAAGCAGTAGCAATACTGGTCTGAACAGCCTTAATCCATGCCTGGCGCAGCTTTTCAGAATCTGCCTGGAGCATACAACTTTTTGTTGGAGAGACCACCTCAAAGCAAAATCGTCCTTCTATGTCTTCACAATGTTTCACTGTGCAGAGactaaaatcttcaactactacaGTAGGGTTATCCTTAAACTATTTCTGGTAAACCAACTGATTGTTCTGTATTGAAAACCAGCATCTGTTCCATGTTTTGAAGGCATTGCTGGCTCGTTTGAACAGATATCCTTCCATAACAATGCCATTCGCAGCATCTACATTATATTCTAACTTAGAATCATCGCTGGAGAAATTCTTTTGTTGGATGGTGGAATGTTTTTGCtccatctctcttttctcttttgctgcATCCACAACCGGTAGATCCAAATGGGCTCCAATGTCTTTCATGTAGGGCCCAAGTTCACGGAACAGATCATATCCTTGACAAAGCAATGTTTTAAGCACTACCTTACCTTCCACAGGACACTCGAATGGCTTTGTGCCCAGGTGGGTTATGCTGTGTCCTTTCAGGTGCTCTGCTCTCGTGAACGACTTCCCACAGCCTTCGACAGGGCAGGTAAACCTCCGGTCATCATCGTGTTTCCTGCCAGAACAGGAAGCAACAGCACAGAGATTACTCACAACTCATGGGCACGGGCACAGGCCTCAGAGGGGATTCTTCGTTTAAAATTCTGCTAAACATACCAAAATACAAACtctctgcatttaaaaaaaaatgcaattagtaCATTTCAGGAAATCTTCTGTCTTTAGTCCATGTGAGATTTTCAATTTAACTAACCCATAAACAAAAATTCtactatatttgtttattttttcttgagacaaagtctcactctgttgccctgggtaaagtgccatggagtcatagctcacagtaacctcaaattcctaggctcaagagatccaatCTCCTTGCCTCAGATGCCCGAGTAGCTGATACCATAGGTATCTATCACCATGCACAGCTAGAAAAGTCTACTTTAAGAACTAAGCTGACCCCAGAGTCACACACAGAACAGTAAGTGCTATTTCAGTCTAGGAATATCAGATTCCCAAATAGACCGATGAAGCTGCTCCCATGTTTAGGAATTCTCACAGACAAAAAGCTTTCTAAGTAGCAGAGGGCCATGAGCGGTATGCACAGAGGATGGACTGTAATGCTAAAAAGACCCTCTTAGTTCAACTCACAAAGATTGTGTCTTTTCCTAAGtgcaatttttatattaaatctctCAGACCCACCTGTGCAAACTTAAGACTAACCATCCAACCTCACTGAGGCTCACTGTaaagctaagaaaataaaaacatgagctTCAGAGCTGTCGTAAAAATGGAACAAAACACACACGTAAAGTGCTGAGCACAACCTGGAAACATGCTCCAAGGTCATCATTATCACCATGAAAATTTGTAAtgattggctcagtgcccgtagctcagtggttagggcaccagccacatgcacgagggctggcaggttcaaacccggcccaggcctgctaaacaacaataacaacaacaaaatagctgaatactgtggtgggcgcctatagccccaggtacttgggagactgaggcaagagaattgccaagccccagagtctgaggttgctgtgaactatgaagaggcactctacggaggatgacatagtaagagtctgtctcaaaaaaacaaaaaagaaaatttgtaatgaaaagaaaaaaaaaaaaaaggaactgtatATAAAGCAGGCCccaataagtaaaaaaaaaaagtaaaaatagaaaaaactgtcTTTAGGTGAGGAGAgtctaaataattttctttttacagttttctaaatgtttcaaattacctatattgagttgttgtttttttttcccccgtttggccagggccgggcttgaacccatcgcccacagtatatggggccagcaccctactccttgaaccacaggcgccgccctgagctcttttttttttttttactaacttAAAAACCATAGCTGTTTCTGCTACTGACAAACTGATCATTTTCAAAGTTGATAATGTGTATCAAAATGTAAGGATTACCTTTTGTGCCTTAGAAGTTTAGACATGCTGGTGAAGGTCCAGCCACAACTGTCTGAGTCACAAATAAAGGGTCTTtcaccttattaaaaaaaaaatatatacacagcaTAATTATAAATCCAACAATGACAAGTCCTGGATCCAAATGATGTTGCAATTCCCCAGCACATTACCTGTATGACTCCTCAGGTGAATTTTCAGTCGACAGGCTTTGTCATATTGCTTGCTGCACCCAggaaaagagcaagaaaagagCTCTTGTTCCCTGAAGTGGGCTCGGTTATGGGAAAACAGGGCACTCACCGTGATGAATGTCTTCTCACAGcctgaataaagaaaatacaaactcTGTTCACGGTGTCACAGAAATCATCTCACACAGCTGATGCTAGCCACAACCCCAGGATGCTGTTCACACTAAAATCAGGCAAGGAAAAACCAACTCAGAAGCAATCCCTAAAAAGTTACGACCATTAGTGTCTGGCTTTGTAATAGCTACAACAGGGGTGGCTGATGGCACCCAATAGGCACATGCAGGCCACCTGTTGCAGTATGACTTGGAGATGGAATAATTGATGGAGAAAGTCCTGCCTCACCGTCAGTTCTGCAGCACTGACCCTACATACGTTCAGTGTGTCTTCCATGAACTCCAATGCCAGTACTACTCCTGTGAGACCCTGAGGGACATTTTGCCTGGTAGGGTTGAGCTCTGAAGGATTACAAACCATCCTAACAGCTAGGATTTCATCCCTTCCGGGGAACGCTGCATTCTCTACACTTAGGAACTTTCTCTGCAACTACCAACTCCACTTTCTGTTATCTAGCCTCCTGTTCCTTTTGCCCATTTCCTCAGGATTCCTCGCTTTGTCATCTTCACTCACATGGCCTATCCTATCACCTCTAGGCTCAGGCCCCCAATGAGCCCCAcgccctaaccccaaccccatgCCAATGTAGCCTACACCTTAGCAATTCCCAGACTTTCCACATCAATATTTCCATGACAAACACATGCAGTGCTCAAATAGGGTGAGAAATATGAGGCTGCAGAATGTTAACAGGTGCCTTTGTTACAGctcttctcagagcctttaacaAGACACCATGGTGCCTGGGAATCAAGGTGCAGACATACTATATATTGCATAGCACTGCATACAAGTGTCAGCAACTTACCTCCCCCAGCAACATGTAACTGGGAAATGCTGATTTCCTCAAGACCCTGAAGTCATCCTCTTTGATCTTAATCTGGTCCTCATTTCCCATAGTATTCGCATACTTGGTCAGGTAAGTCTGGGCGCCGACCCTAGCTGCCTTACCAGAAACTGCCCCTAATCCATAATCAATAATGCTTCTGTACTCTGCCTCTGCAATCTCTCTTACCTAAAGTCCCCTCACATTCCTGTTGCCTCACACTGGCTCAGGTCCTCAGGAAACTCATGTCTGGGACATTTAAAGGGGACTCACTGTTCCCTCTCTTGCTTCTAGCCACCTCTCTTAGGAAGCCCATTTATCACTAACACAAAACCCTGGAGAGGACCTCATGCCTTGAAGCAAGCAGGATCCCCTGACTTTCTGGTATTACAGGGAACGATACTCTTTCTCCAAGGGAAAGTCTACAGCCTGCATCAGATTCTGAGAGTGTATGACTGAAAAAGGTGTTCATTCAGTCATGGCCTAAAGCCACGTTCTCCATGAAGAGGGATGCACTTGATGGTCCACCACACATGGGGGTGGGGCTCAGGGGAAACCctgttaatatttttcatctcgacttttaaaaatttctctatttGAGTATTTTAATACCGTATACATTATTAGGAGAGCAGTATGCTTATGTAACGAGCCAATGCACATTAGAGGCACACTAGGCACATATTCAGGTTTCTGTTAAAATGAGAGGGATGTGGAAGTGGAAGGCCCTACGTTACAGGCCCTTACCACAGCCCACAGCTGGGCTCTGCCATCCACTGTGCTCAgctcccccagccccaggcaactCCTACCCATtcttctgccttcccaggcaAGAATCTTCTCTGGCTCCTCTGGAGAAACCCTGTCCCTCTGAGAGCACCTAACTCTGCCCACCCTGGAGAGGGGTTCACTATATGGGTGCCTCACATTCTCAGCACAGTAGCTCAACACAGTGGAGAGAACCAGCAATGGGTTTTACCCACATTGCTCGGCCTCAGTCtactcatctgtaaagtgaggacAGTTTTTTAACCTCACAAGGGGATAAATTTTACAACTTCACAACATTGTTAAGTCCAAAGGAAATCAAAGTATAGAAGGCACAAAACCTGGCCAGTGCCATACACCTGGGATTCTGCCTTAGGGTCTTGTGTCTGGCCATATTCACCCCGTCCCTCCAGCACTTCCACACGCTGAGACTGAAGAAAACAAAGACCTGACTCACAACTCCGTGGGACTCTTTCTCCGTGAAGGCGCATTACCGCTTTACTAAAACCAAACCATGTTGAAGAGAGACCTCCTGTCTCCGTCACTTTTAAGGGCAACTGTAATTGTGTGTGTCACCTACTGCTGAAATCCCcgcaacaaagcaaaaagatcTCAAAACTCAAGCCCCGGGGGACTCAGTCCCATCCCTCCCTGAGATCAGGTAGCCCAGAGTTTAAATCCAGCCCGAACCGCGGGCAAGCAGGGTGGTGCCGCCCCGTCCGAGGGCCAGTTGGCCTTTGGGTCAGCCCCAGACCCCGCGCAGCCCGCCTGCCCCGCAGACCCGCCGTTACCGGGAAAATCACACTTGTATGGGCGCTCGGGCTCGAAGTGGCTGCGCTGGTGGGAACTGAGCTTGGCGTGCGTGGGGAAGCGCTCAGCGCACACCTCGCACTTGAACAGGCTCTCTTGCTCGTGGCCCTTCATGTGCGCCTTGAGGTTGTACACGGTGGTGAACTTCTTGCCGCAGCTGCTCACGGGGCAGCCGAAGGGCCGCAGCTTGTCGTGAGACTGAAGGTGCCGCTTGAGCTTGTAGGAGGTGGTGAAGGCCCAGCCGCAGCCCTCCAGCGGACACTTGAAGGGCCGCCGGCCCTGGCTGCCGCTGTGCGTCAACAGGTGCACCTTGAGCTGGTGCTTCTTGGCGAAGGCCAGCCCACACTGCGGCTCCGGGCAGCGGTAGCCTGGCGCCCCGGGGCCGGCGCCCGAGGGCCCGCGGCGACCCTCAGCGGGGCTCGCGGCGTCCGGGCCGGGTGGCGCGGGCGGACGAAGCGGCTGAGGGCCCGGAGCCGGCGGCGCGGCGGCCAGTGTCAAGACGCCGTGGTCGAAACGCACCAGTAGGTCCTGGTTGTTGATGGTGACGGTGCCCGTGAGGGCCGGGCCGGGGACGGCGGCAGGGCCGCTGAGGGCCTGCTCCGCGAGGCCCGCGGGGCTTGCGCGAGGGCCGGGATCGACCTCCGGTTGTGTGGAGGCCTCAGCGGCGGCGCCGCGCGGTACTTCCAGCAGCAGCAGGATGGCGTCTCCATCCCCATCCTCGGAGGGCGGCGGGCTCGGCGCAGGGGCCTCCCCGCACCGCTGCCCGGGCCCGCCATCTTCCGAGCCCCGCAGCAGTAGCAGGCGGCGGCGCGCGGGACTCGGGCTGAGCGGTGGTCCTGGGCCTCGGCGGTGTCGGCCGGGCCCGCCGCTACGTTGACCACCGCGCGCGGGGGGAGCGGCCAGTAGCGTCGAGAGGTCCATCTTGGGCTCGGCAGCGGGGTCTGAGTCGCGGCCTAGGAGGAAGTGCGATCCGCCCCGCCCAGACGCGCGCGCGACGCCTTCGGCCGCCCCGGAACGCGGACAGCGCTTAGGCCCGGCGCAGCGGCCAGAGAAAGCTGCGCATGCGCGGGAGCCGGCGTGGAGGGACGCGAGGCCTGCCGGGTCCGGCGTGACGTCATGGGAGAGCGGAGCGTGACGGGAAGATCCAGTTCTCCGCGCTTCAGTGTGATTTCCCGCTCGGAAAGTTGGCTTGTTAGACTTCGCATCCTTTTTCTGTGTCTGGGTAGTGCAGGCAAAGGGAGAGGCAACATCTCGTAAGCGTTTACCGAAGTGCTTAACTTAACATTAGAGCTAACTCGGTCTGCACAGGTTCGAGGAAACCGGTTCAGAGAGCTCCAGCCGGTTGTCCGGGGGCACCCAACCCTCAACTGGCAGATTCAGAATTTGAACCTGGTCACCAGGCTGGGCACCCTCCCAAGCGAGCTCACTGGGGGTAAAACCCGCCCCCGCTTGATTCACAGACCTGGCTTGCATACCCCAGGTCCTTTCCTGACACTCAGGCCTACCTGCTGGGATTCTTGCCTGGACTTCCAATCCCGCAGTGACCCAGCCTAACACTGCAAGAGCTGAAGTACTCTCTGAATTtagccttcctctcctctctgcacTCGGCACCTCCACAGTTAATCTGGAgtctctccacttctctccttcctcaCACCATCCAGATCCAAACCCATGCTTTACTCCTAGGATCTTGGAAAAATGACTATTATCTGTTCATAAGCCTCCACCCTCcctactccctccctctctctctgttctccaagGGGCAGGCTTTGCTCTCctaaaaatgcaaatctaaaaaaaaaaaatgtaaatctagTTATGCCAACCCTCCCCCCAGCCAACTCTCCCCAACTTCCTACTGCCCTTATGGCCTTAGTGGTCTGGCCTCCTCCCCCACTTTTGCCCTCATTTCCCAGCACATGACCTCTGTGCTTCCCCCTAcccacacaccaccaccacctcttCTTCCCAGTTCCTCCAGCAGGGCAAACTAGTTCCAGCCTCAGAGACTTTGCACAGCTGGCCTGAGTTCTCTGGGAGGACTCTGCTGACCTTGTGATACAAAGTACACCTTTACCCAGGCCCCTCATTTCCCACCTCCTGTCCTATGTGTTTCCTCCTAGACCTTTCATCATGCAATTGTTCATGGATCCCTTCCCTGCTCACTTGTTGTCTCAAATGCAGGCTCCTGGCACACTTGTCTTATTCACTGCTGCATGCTCAGTTTAGCAGAGAAGACTCTTGGACACacttattaataaatgaatgtttattaaaagcattttttaaaggtttatcaaaatatcaaaaagaataggatgcatttttttatatatatgaacTTATGCCAAAAACATGTTCCAAGACTATTCAATGGAGGAAAGAATAGTCATTTGACAGtgatggtgctgggacaactatCTCACATCAaatacaaaattaactcaaaaacaGACCAAAATACCTAAAAGTAAGACAAAAATACTAGGAAAAAAACAGAGGTATAAACCTACGTCGTAAGTGACC
It contains:
- the ZXDC gene encoding zinc finger protein ZXDC isoform X3, which encodes MDLSTLLAAPPARGGQRSGGPGRHRRGPGPPLSPSPARRRLLLLRGSEDGGPGQRCGEAPAPSPPPSEDGDGDAILLLLEVPRGAAAEASTQPEVDPGPRASPAGLAEQALSGPAAVPGPALTGTVTINNQDLLVRFDHGVLTLAAAPPAPGPQPLRPPAPPGPDAASPAEGRRGPSGAGPGAPGYRCPEPQCGLAFAKKHQLKVHLLTHSGSQGRRPFKCPLEGCGWAFTTSYKLKRHLQSHDKLRPFGCPVSSCGKKFTTVYNLKAHMKGHEQESLFKCEVCAERFPTHAKLSSHQRSHFEPERPYKCDFPGCEKTFITVSALFSHNRAHFREQELFSCSFPGCSKQYDKACRLKIHLRSHTGERPFICDSDSCGWTFTSMSKLLRHKRKHDDDRRFTCPVEGCGKSFTRAEHLKGHSITHLGTKPFECPVEGCCARFSARSSLYIHSKKHMQDAGAPKSRCPVSSCNRLFTSKHSMKAHVVRQHSQCQDPLPQLEAPSPLVPSSELANIDLAALFSDSPAGGTGSASGSDEALNSGILTIDVTSVSSSLGGNLPTNNSSYGQMDPLVLVAHSEMPPSLDSPLLGTAATVFQQGSFSVDDMQTMSAGALGCLVALPVKNLGQDPPPVTSSSNSAAHVTAPASSGAPRGSASVPKGLAAVKVEQDSLPSPEAAGLQEGSCRLAQPVPSSPVERSGAQDTELSAGTGSLYLPCDVGLPRFSEYKWCVVNGLQESGGSARTDYRAIQLATKKKQKGTGSNADSSGATQRKIKGGKISPPRLHVNHSGWVCGNSAVPSGGLPGPALTAGVQCVQIQLLQDEPSGDGVLLAHSPRLPVLHPFLAVDLPIYVLQVWMPHGLCFSY
- the ZXDC gene encoding zinc finger protein ZXDC isoform X4 produces the protein MDLSTLLAAPPARGGQRSGGPGRHRRGPGPPLSPSPARRRLLLLRGSEDGGPGQRCGEAPAPSPPPSEDGDGDAILLLLEVPRGAAAEASTQPEVDPGPRASPAGLAEQALSGPAAVPGPALTGTVTINNQDLLVRFDHGVLTLAAAPPAPGPQPLRPPAPPGPDAASPAEGRRGPSGAGPGAPGYRCPEPQCGLAFAKKHQLKVHLLTHSGSQGRRPFKCPLEGCGWAFTTSYKLKRHLQSHDKLRPFGCPVSSCGKKFTTVYNLKAHMKGHEQESLFKCEVCAERFPTHAKLSSHQRSHFEPERPYKCDFPGCEKTFITVSALFSHNRAHFREQELFSCSFPGCSKQYDKACRLKIHLRSHTGERPFICDSDSCGWTFTSMSKLLRHKRKHDDDRRFTCPVEGCGKSFTRAEHLKGHSITHLGTKPFECPVEGCCARFSARSSLYIHSKKHMQDAGAPKSRCPVSSCNRLFTSKHSMKAHVVRQHSQCQDPLPQLEAPSPLVPSSELANIDLAALFSDSPAGGTGSASGSDEALNSGILTIDVTSVSSSLGGNLPTNNSSYGQMDPLVLVAHSEMPPSLDSPLLGTAATVFQQGSFSVDDMQTMSAGALGCLVALPVKNLGQDPPPVTSSSNSAAHVTAPASSGAPRGSASVPKGLAAVKVEQDSLPSPEAAGLQEGSCRLAQPVPSSPVERSGAQDTELSAGTGSLYLPCDVGLPRFSEYKWCVVNGLQESGGSARTDYRAIQLATKKKQKGTGSNAVTTFENEVGQRQYSGGAGCHPACSPVA